The window GGTTGATCTCGTCGACCAGCACGCGCAGCGTCTGGCCGACCTTGCGCTGCAGGCGCCGTGCCGACACCGCCTCGGCCACCTCCATGAAGCGCGCGCGGCGTTCCTCGCGCACCTCGTCGGGCAGCGCGCCAGGCAGCTCATTGGCCGTGGCGCCTTCCACCGGCGAATAGGCGAAGCAGCCAACGCGATCCAGTTCGGCCTCGGCAATGAAGTCCAGGAGGGTCTGGAACTCTTCCTCGGTCTCGCCCGGGAAGCCGGCGATGAACGTGCTGCGGATGGTCAGCTCCGGGCACACCGCGCGCCAGGCGCGGATGCGGTCCAGCGTCTTCTCGGCGTTGGCCGGGCGCTTCATGCGCTTGAGCACATCGGGATGGGCATGCTGCAGCGGCACGTCCAGGTAGGGCAGCACGCCCTCCTGCGACATCAGCGGGATGATCTCGTCCACATGCGGGTACGGATAGACGTAGTGCAAGCGCACCCAGGCACCGTACCGGCGTGCCAGCTCGCCCAGCGCCGCCACCAGCTCGGTCATGCGGGTCTTGAGCGGGCGGCCGTCCCAGAAGCCGGTGCGGTACTTGACGTCGACGCCGTAGGCGCTGGTGTCCTGCGAGATCACCAGCAGCTCCTTGACGCCCGACTTGAACAGGTTCTCGGCCTCCAGCATGACCTCCGCCACCGGACGCGAGACCAGGTCACCGCGCATCGACGGGATGATGCAGAAGGAACAACGATGGTTGCAGCCCTCGGAAATCTTCAGGTAGGCGTAATGCTTGGGCGTGAGCTTGATGCCAGCCGCCGGCACCAGGTCCGTGAACGGGTCATGCGGCTTGGGCAGATGCGTGTGCACCGCCTGCATCACCTCGTCCAGCGCATGCGGACCGGTCACGGCCAGCACCTTCGGGTGCACGCTGGTGATGATGTCGTTGCCGCTCGCGTCCTTCTTCGCTCCCAGGCAGCCCGTGACGATGACCTTGCCGTTCTCGGTCAGCGCCTCGCCGATGGCATCCAGGCTCTCCTGCACCGCCTCGTCGATAAAACCGCAGGTATTCACCACCACCAGGTCGGCACCGTCGTAGGTGCCGCTGATGGCATAGCCCTCGGCGCGGAGCTGGGTGATGATCTGCTCGGAGTCGACCAAGGCCTTCGGGCATCCAAGGCTCACGAAGCCCACATTAGGGATATGGTCTTTCTTGGTCGTTGATTCTGCGGGGTTTTTCACGGTCACATCCAGATGTGGGGCGGGCGAGGCGGGGCATGGCCGCCTGGCGGTACAAGGCCAACCGCGCATTTTAACCGTTTGCGAAAATTTCTCGGCGCCTGATCCCCGACATGGGCTGGCGGACCTGCGGCTAGAGTTGATTGCCGAGGGCGAGCAGGAACTCCACCGCCAGTCGATTGCGGGCTGAAGCATGGCGTGCCTTTTCGTACACCACGGACAACGGTGCGCCGATACTGTCGAGCCCGGCCAGCACGGCAACCAGCCGGCCTGTGGCCAGCGCCGGGGCCACGACGTAATGCGGTGCCTGGAGAATCCCGCGTCCGCCTTCAGCCAGTGCAAGAAGCACGGCGACGTGGTCACTGGCCAACGGCCCGATGGGGAAGTGACTGTACTCCTCCTTACCACGGGAGAATGTCCAGGTACGAAACTGTCCACTGTCGGCCATCACATAGCGCAGGCAGACATGCCTGCCAAGATCGCCTGGGCTGCTGGGTGAACCATGCTGTTCCAGGTAGGTCGGCGCGGCGACGGTCAAGAACCGGTGTGGCGGTAGCGGGCGAGCTACCAGGCGGGAATCCGGCACTTCGCCCAGCATGACGGCAAGGTCGAATCGTTCGGCGGTCATGTCGACATGCCTGTCCGTCAGCGTCAATTCGATATCCAGTCCCGGATGGGCGGCCAGCCACTCACTGAGGGCTGGCGCCACCACATATTGGCCGAAGCTCACCGGCACGCAAAGCCGCAGCTTCCCACGCCACGGTTGGGCCTCCCCGGCCAATCTGCTGCGGGCGTCCTCGATGGCCGTCATGCCTTGGCGGCAGACGTCGAAGAATGCTTCGCCGTCGCCGGTCAGGGTGATCTGCCGCGGCGAGCGGTGGAACAACTGGATCCCAAGCTCTGCCTCCAATCGCGCCACCGACTTGCTCACGGCGGACGGCGTGACGCGGAGCACACGTGCGGCTCGCGTGAAATTCCCGGCTTCGGCTGCCCGGACGAAGGTGTTGATGTCCGTGAACGGGTCCACTTCTATTGTTCCTGGAATTCACAATTAGTGTGATTTTATATTGCTTATCATTCCTTTGAATCATTCATATAGTGGATCCCACATCAATTCAAGAGGGATTTGACATGCCGGATTTCATGAGCAACCTGCTCTCGCGACTGTTCCTGCTGCCTGCCATGGCCGTCACCAAAAGTCAGGCTGCATCGCCGTCATCCCAACCCAAGGCTGCCCCCACCGCAGCGGGACAGTTGCCGCCGCCGGCCCATGAGGACGGGCATGCAGCGCTGGTCATGATCGAGTTCGTCAACGAGTGGCTGGCCCCGGAAGGAAAGCTGCGTGGATTGATCCAAGACGAGCAAGCGTTCGCTGACTCCCAAGAGGCAGGCAAGCGAGCCCTGGAGGCCGCACGCAAGGCCGGCATGCCGGTGATCCATGCCACGCTGCGGATGTCGTCCGACTACCGCGAACTGGGCCGCGCAAGGTTCGGCCTGCGCGGTGCGATACCCAGAGCCGGTACCTGGCAGGAACAGGACAGCGGTTGGCAGTTCTACGGGCCTTTCGCACCGCGGCCAGATGAATTCGTCATCAGCGGCCGTGCCGGAGCCAGTGCATTCGCCGCCTCCGACCTGGACAATTTCCTGCGCGGTCAGGGCATTACCCGCCTCTACCTTGCCGGCTACGCAACCCACGTATGCATCGAATCGACAATGCGTGCCGCACATGACCTGGGCTATGAACCGGTGGTGCTCAGCGATGCCACGGCGGCCTTCACTACCCAGCAGCAACAGCACGTGTTGAATGAAATCGTGCACCATTTCGGCAGGAGCATGCCGACTGAGGCCTTCGTCGACATGCTGTCGGATGCGGGCCGATCCGGCCCGGCATCGAAAAGCGGCAGAGATCAGATGGAGCCGGCCGCCATGCCGACGGCAATGCGCAGCGTGACGGTGCCTTGACCGGAGACTCCTGGCATCTCGGGCGCCACGTTGGCCCATGGCGATCTGGTATTGCCCGAGGGGTACGCGATCGCGGGCTCAAGGGACATGCGCAGGCCAGTGCGCTGATCGGCGTCGAGTCGCTGTTCCATCCGGATGTCCGGGTCGAGATCGTCGCCGTGGCGATGTTGCGCGAAACTTGTCCGCTGGATCGGGCAACCTGAGTCGTGCCTGCCATGACGCTGGGCTGATCGTCGCAGGCGCACCGCCTCCCGATCCGCAGGCTTCCGGCGCCGCCGTCTTCAACTCCTCCCGTCGTGGCAAGACCGTCGACCCGCCCAGCTATTGGGCTTTCGACACCGCAATGCCGCCTCCCGCTCCCCCAATGGGCGGCGCAATTGCTAGCGACCTTGCCTGACGAGACGTTCCCAGTGGAAATAGGTGCCTGAGCGGCAACGCGCAGTTGCGGCAAGGCCCGCACGAAACGGGCCGTCACCCGTCCGCAGGCTAGTGACCGATAACGACCTGAAAGACCAGGCCGGTCGGAATCGCTACCAGGAAATAGTCTCCGCCCACCCCGACCCATTGATAGCCGCGAGGCGGCGGCGTCAACCGGTGTTCGCGCCAGTTGTCGATGACGTACTGCCGGTCGCGATATTCAGGGGGGAGCCTGTCGCCCTTGTGCCAGCCGCCCCGGGGCGGCATGCGTCCCTCGGGCCCTCGATCCCGCTCGGGTCCGCGGCCTCGATTCTCCTGGCCAGGTGGTGGTCCGCCGCGATGATCGCGGTCATCGCGGTCCTGCGCAAAGCCCGTGGCGGACGACATGGCGATAGCCGCCAGCAGCAGACTGGAGAGCAACTTGGACTTCGTCATTCAGGATCTCCTGCGCCTCATTCATGGCAAGGCGCATGAACGAGTGTAGGTCGGCCCCTTGTTCACAATTGTTAGCGATTATTTCGGCCTTTTGCACTGGGCACCCCTCTTCCGGCTATTTCAGACGTGTCGGACAAGATGCAAAATGCGCTGCACGCAGGTAATCGGTCGCTTCCGATCCCATCTGCCAACGCAGCATCCACAAAGTACCACCTACATCCTGGAACGCCACGCCATGGCATGGTGGGGCGATGAACCGGGGCGGCGAACGGGCCACACGGTGATCAATGATCCGGCCCGGCCCGCCGATAACAAACACGAGACCCTCCCGACCCGACTGTCCATGAAAGCGCTGAAGTACATCATCGTCACCTCGCTCCTGATCGTCGCGTTCAAATTCCTGCTGGCACTGAACGCAACCATGAACGGGTCATACCACGCGAGCGAGGTCAGCCGCATGGTGCCATTCCTGTTCATCCTGGCACTTGCGGCCGCGCTCTACCTGGTCGTATTCGCGATCAGGAAGGTCTTCCCGACTCGAGCAACAAGCGCTATGAGCACGACTGACACGAATAGCACGACAAGCCGGGGCAGCGAAGTCGCCGAAGCCGGCAAGTTCGACGCAAGCGCGCTGCCGCCGGATGCGGCCCAAGTCGCCCTGGGTCGGGCTAATGTGAAAACTCCGGACGTTACGGCCCCCGCACCACAAACGGATGTGCAAAACGGAGTGCACGGCGGAGTGCAAGGCGGAGAAGCGGCCGAGGGCCGGCCGGACAGCGCCATGCTTCGCTTCTTCCCGAACCACGCCGGGAAAGCAGCCTCGATGCCGGCCGTCCAACCCATAGGGGCAGGTGCTGCAGGAACTCCGGCAGCCCCGGCCAATACGATGCTCCGCTTTTTTCCACAGCACGTGGACCGCGCAGTGGCTGTGCCTGCGATTGGCGGCGTCCTGGGCGATACCCAGCGAGCCCTGAACCCCGCCCCTCTTGCATCGCCGGCAGCGGGCCCCGAGACCCGGGCCCCGCATGCAGCGGCACCAGACGAGATGGGAGCGGAGCCCGGCAGCCAGGACCATGCCGCGCGCGCAGATCTCGCCGAGCCCGCAAGGGGTGCCACATCGGATGTCGATGCGCGCGAGCAGAGCGAGCAGGCGCCGCAGTTTCGCCAGGAGATCCGGCGTCTCGAGATGACGGATGACACGGCCCAGCGCGCGGCAGGTCTCGGACGACTGCGCTGGCTGGTAGCGGCCCCGCTGGGATTATTGGGAACGCTGTTCCTGATCGCCGGGAGCGATGGAGGCAGCCTGCTGCTCGGCGGATTCGGTGGCTTGATGCTCGTGCCCGCCGTTCTGAAGGGCTGCGGCGTCAAGTAAGAACGAGGCGGGAAGACCGGGCTCGGCCCGAGGAGCGCTGCCCCGGGACTCGCGACCGTGCCGCCGCGAGGAACCGTTCTGCGGCACCCGCCGGAGGGGCGCGTGCCGCCAGGGCTTACTTCTTGTCCTGCGGCGGCTGGTTGAAGGGGAAGGCGCCGAACATGCTCTTGGCCTGGTTCTGCATCTGCTCCTGCATCTGCACGAACAGGTTCTTGCTCTGCTCGATGTAGTTGCTCATCATGCCCTGCATCATCGGCGCCTGCATGTTCATGAACTGGGACCACATATCGGGGCTGAACGCCTCGCCCGAGTACAGGCCCTTGGAGTTTTCGGCGAGCTTGTTCTGGATATCGATGAAGGCCTGGATGTTCTTTTCCAGGTAGGTGCCCATCATGCCCTGCATCGCGTGGCCATAGAAGCGGATGATCTGCGACAGCATGGCGCTGGAGAACATCGGCACGCCGCCGGTTTCTTCTTCCAGGATGATCTGCAGCAGGATGCTGCGGGTCAGTTCCTCGCCCGACTTGGCATCGACGACCTTGAATTCTTCCGAATCCATCACGAGCTGCTTGACGTCAGCCAGCGTGATATAGGTACTGGTCTGCGTATCGTAGAGCCTGCGATTTGGATATTTCTTGATCAGTCGCTCTGCGCCCTTTTTTGTCGTGGCCATCGGTGCTCTATCCTTGTATCGTCGCTGATGCACGCTGCTGCACCGCATCCTGTGCGATGCGCAATGTCGTTATCGTCCGCGCCCCCGCGGGAATCCACATCCACAGCGCGTGCGCCTGATTGGTGCCGGCTGTGCCGCTGTCCTGATTCTATGCCCAACAAAGCACTAAGGAAAGCGGCCCGGCTTAAGGAAAACCCGCAAGAATAAACGGTTTGCGGGCCGTCAGGCCCGCAAACCGTTATCGTGATGGCACTGCATGGACCTTGTGCAGCGCGCCGATTGCGCCGCAGCAAGACCCCTGCCGGGTTGGCCCGGCGGGCCTCAGCCCATGTGCAGTCCGCCGTTCAGCGAGAAGTCGGCGCCGGTCGAGAAACCGGACTCATCCGAGGCCAGCCACGCGCAGATCGAGGCGATTTCCTCGGGCGCGCCCAGGCGCTTGACCGGGATGGTGCCGACGATCTTGTCGAGCACGTCCTGGCGGATGGCCTTGACCATGTCGGTGGCGATATAGCCCGGCGACACGGTGTTGACCGTCACGCCCTTGGTCGCCACTTCCTGCGCCAGGGCCATGGTGAAGCCGTGCAGGCCTGCCTTGGCGGTCGAATAGTTGGTCTGGCCGAACTGGCCCTTCTGCCCGTTGACCGACGAGATATTGACGATGCGGCCCCAGCCACGGTCAACCATGCCGTCGATGACCTGCTTGGTCACGTTGAACAGCGAGGTCAGGTTGGTGTCGATCACGGCGTCCCAGTCGGCGCGGGTCATCTTGCGGAAGACCACGTCACGGGTGATGCCCGCGTTATTGATCAGCACATCGACCTCGCCGACTTCGGCCTTGACCTTGTCGAAGGCAGCCTTGGTCGAATCCCAGTCCGCCACGTTACCTTCGGAGGCGGTGAAATCGAAACCCAGGGCCTTCTGCTGCTCGATCCATTTCTCGCGACGGGGCGAGTTCGGACCGCAGCCCGCGACGACACGGTAGCCATCCTTGGCCAGACGCTGGCAGATCGCGGTTCCGATTCCGCCCATGCCGCCGGTCACATATGCAATGCGCTGAGACATATCCACTCCTTGTTGGCTCTTTCTTATTGACGCCGGCACACGGGAGAGCACCCGCGCACCGGCACACCCCTCACTGACGCTCGACTGCCAGCGCCACGCCCATGCCGCCACCGATACACAGCGAGGCCAGGCCCTTCTTCGCACCACTGCGCTTCATCTCGTGCAGCAGCGTCACCAGGATACGGCAGCCCGATGCGCCGATCGGGTGGCCGATGGCGATCGCACCGCCGTTGACGTTGACCTTGGAGGTGTCCCAGCCCATCTGCTGGTGCACGGCCAGCGCCTGTGCGGCGAAGGCTTCGTTGATCTCCATCAGGTCGAGGTCATTGACACCCCAGCCGGCGCGCGACAGGCAGCGCTTGGAAGCCGGCACCGGCCCCATCCCCATCACCTTCGGGTCCACGCCCGCGTTGGCGTAGGACTTGATCGTCGCCAGCGGGGTCAGGCCCAGCTCCTTGGCCTTGGCAGCCGACATCACCACTACGGCCGCGGCGCCGTCGTTGAGCCCCGACGCGTTACCGGCGGTCACGGTGCCGCTCTTGTCGAAGGCGGGCTTCAGGCCAGCCATCGAGTCCACCGTGGCGCCATGGCGGACATACTCGTCCTGGTCGAAGGCGAGCGGTTCGCCCTTGCGCTGGGGGATCAGCACGGGAACGATCTCCTCGGCGAACTTGCCGGCCTTCTGCGCCGCTTCAGCCTTGTTCTGCGAGGCCACGGCGAAGGCGTCCTGGGCTTCGCGCGTGATGCCGTATTCCTTGGCCACGTTCTCCGCCGTGACGCCCATGTGGTACTGGTTGTAGACGTCCCAGAGGCCGTCGACGATCATCGAGTCGACCAGCTTGGTGTCACCCATGCGGAAGCCGTCGCGCGAGCCCGGCAGTACGTGCGGTGCCGCGCTCATGTTCTCCTGGCCGCCGGCGACCACGATCTCGGCTTCGCCGGCGATGATGGCGTTGGCTGCCAGCATCACGGCCTTCAGGCCCGAGCCGCACACCTTGTTGATGGTCATGGCCGGCACCGAGCTCGGCAGGCCGGCCTTGAGCG of the Cupriavidus malaysiensis genome contains:
- the rimO gene encoding 30S ribosomal protein S12 methylthiotransferase RimO; translation: MKNPAESTTKKDHIPNVGFVSLGCPKALVDSEQIITQLRAEGYAISGTYDGADLVVVNTCGFIDEAVQESLDAIGEALTENGKVIVTGCLGAKKDASGNDIITSVHPKVLAVTGPHALDEVMQAVHTHLPKPHDPFTDLVPAAGIKLTPKHYAYLKISEGCNHRCSFCIIPSMRGDLVSRPVAEVMLEAENLFKSGVKELLVISQDTSAYGVDVKYRTGFWDGRPLKTRMTELVAALGELARRYGAWVRLHYVYPYPHVDEIIPLMSQEGVLPYLDVPLQHAHPDVLKRMKRPANAEKTLDRIRAWRAVCPELTIRSTFIAGFPGETEEEFQTLLDFIAEAELDRVGCFAYSPVEGATANELPGALPDEVREERRARFMEVAEAVSARRLQRKVGQTLRVLVDEINQDGGIGRSAADAPEIDGLVYIAPVTRHSQRYRVGEFVDVRITGADGHDLWGEI
- a CDS encoding LysR family transcriptional regulator; translation: MDPFTDINTFVRAAEAGNFTRAARVLRVTPSAVSKSVARLEAELGIQLFHRSPRQITLTGDGEAFFDVCRQGMTAIEDARSRLAGEAQPWRGKLRLCVPVSFGQYVVAPALSEWLAAHPGLDIELTLTDRHVDMTAERFDLAVMLGEVPDSRLVARPLPPHRFLTVAAPTYLEQHGSPSSPGDLGRHVCLRYVMADSGQFRTWTFSRGKEEYSHFPIGPLASDHVAVLLALAEGGRGILQAPHYVVAPALATGRLVAVLAGLDSIGAPLSVVYEKARHASARNRLAVEFLLALGNQL
- a CDS encoding cysteine hydrolase; the protein is MSNLLSRLFLLPAMAVTKSQAASPSSQPKAAPTAAGQLPPPAHEDGHAALVMIEFVNEWLAPEGKLRGLIQDEQAFADSQEAGKRALEAARKAGMPVIHATLRMSSDYRELGRARFGLRGAIPRAGTWQEQDSGWQFYGPFAPRPDEFVISGRAGASAFAASDLDNFLRGQGITRLYLAGYATHVCIESTMRAAHDLGYEPVVLSDATAAFTTQQQQHVLNEIVHHFGRSMPTEAFVDMLSDAGRSGPASKSGRDQMEPAAMPTAMRSVTVP
- a CDS encoding RcnB family protein is translated as MTKSKLLSSLLLAAIAMSSATGFAQDRDDRDHRGGPPPGQENRGRGPERDRGPEGRMPPRGGWHKGDRLPPEYRDRQYVIDNWREHRLTPPPRGYQWVGVGGDYFLVAIPTGLVFQVVIGH
- the phaR gene encoding polyhydroxyalkanoate synthesis repressor PhaR, whose translation is MATTKKGAERLIKKYPNRRLYDTQTSTYITLADVKQLVMDSEEFKVVDAKSGEELTRSILLQIILEEETGGVPMFSSAMLSQIIRFYGHAMQGMMGTYLEKNIQAFIDIQNKLAENSKGLYSGEAFSPDMWSQFMNMQAPMMQGMMSNYIEQSKNLFVQMQEQMQNQAKSMFGAFPFNQPPQDKK
- a CDS encoding 3-ketoacyl-ACP reductase — its product is MSQRIAYVTGGMGGIGTAICQRLAKDGYRVVAGCGPNSPRREKWIEQQKALGFDFTASEGNVADWDSTKAAFDKVKAEVGEVDVLINNAGITRDVVFRKMTRADWDAVIDTNLTSLFNVTKQVIDGMVDRGWGRIVNISSVNGQKGQFGQTNYSTAKAGLHGFTMALAQEVATKGVTVNTVSPGYIATDMVKAIRQDVLDKIVGTIPVKRLGAPEEIASICAWLASDESGFSTGADFSLNGGLHMG
- a CDS encoding acetyl-CoA C-acetyltransferase — translated: MTDVVIVSAARTAVGKFGGSLAKIPAPELGAIVIKAALERAGLKPEQVSEVIMGQVLTAASGQNPARQASLKAGLPSSVPAMTINKVCGSGLKAVMLAANAIIAGEAEIVVAGGQENMSAAPHVLPGSRDGFRMGDTKLVDSMIVDGLWDVYNQYHMGVTAENVAKEYGITREAQDAFAVASQNKAEAAQKAGKFAEEIVPVLIPQRKGEPLAFDQDEYVRHGATVDSMAGLKPAFDKSGTVTAGNASGLNDGAAAVVVMSAAKAKELGLTPLATIKSYANAGVDPKVMGMGPVPASKRCLSRAGWGVNDLDLMEINEAFAAQALAVHQQMGWDTSKVNVNGGAIAIGHPIGASGCRILVTLLHEMKRSGAKKGLASLCIGGGMGVALAVERQ